From the genome of Acidobacteriota bacterium, one region includes:
- a CDS encoding NAD(P)-binding domain-containing protein, which yields MPTASNRPAENRVEERRSPTTSDLAIIGAGPIGLEAASRAVLAGLNVVVFEKGQVGHHLSQWGHVRLFSPFRMNHSDWGLELIKAAFPKRPLPHPDSYPTGSEMVETYLKPLSRIPQLSGRVLEGIVVRSVGRQGLGKHDLLGKPERSHHPFRLLVEQAGQSWIHRSRSVVDASGVYSRPQFMGNGNIAAPGESEAQQAAPEHFHRHLVDLNGNRRSMFAGRRVLLVGGGYSAATTLEALRELTETAPRTRVYWVNCSVDTVPYERYPDDPFPYRDRIAALANSLARRPPSWLSYLGGSMVDEILSWSPQGPFRVVVDATRNGGRRRREIEVDEIIAHVGFEPDNSIYRQLQVHECYATSGPIKLAASLLGGSGDCGDQASPDLDLLKNPEPDFFIVGNKSYGTNSTFLIRQGVVQVRLIIDHLANRLKARHRPAPVA from the coding sequence GTGCCTACGGCTTCAAATAGACCCGCAGAGAACAGAGTTGAGGAGAGACGGTCGCCCACGACCAGCGATCTCGCCATCATCGGCGCCGGTCCCATCGGCTTGGAGGCGGCGAGCCGGGCAGTCCTGGCCGGTCTGAACGTCGTCGTCTTCGAGAAAGGGCAGGTGGGGCACCACCTCTCCCAATGGGGTCACGTCCGGCTGTTCAGTCCCTTCCGGATGAACCACTCGGATTGGGGCCTGGAGTTGATCAAGGCCGCCTTTCCGAAGCGTCCCCTGCCTCATCCCGACAGCTACCCGACCGGCTCGGAAATGGTCGAGACCTACCTCAAGCCGTTGTCCCGGATTCCTCAACTCTCGGGCCGCGTCCTGGAGGGGATCGTGGTCCGGTCGGTGGGCCGGCAGGGGCTGGGCAAGCACGACCTCCTGGGCAAGCCGGAGCGTTCGCATCACCCCTTCAGATTGCTGGTTGAACAAGCAGGACAGAGCTGGATCCACAGGTCCCGGTCCGTCGTCGACGCCTCCGGCGTCTATTCCCGTCCCCAATTCATGGGCAACGGCAACATCGCCGCACCCGGCGAGTCCGAGGCGCAACAGGCTGCACCCGAACATTTTCACCGGCACCTGGTGGACTTGAATGGAAACCGGCGTTCCATGTTCGCCGGGCGGCGGGTGCTTCTGGTGGGAGGCGGTTATTCGGCGGCGACGACCTTGGAAGCCCTCCGCGAGCTGACCGAGACGGCGCCCCGCACCCGCGTTTACTGGGTCAACTGCTCGGTCGACACCGTTCCTTACGAGCGTTACCCGGACGATCCCTTTCCCTACCGGGACCGGATCGCCGCCCTGGCCAATTCTCTGGCCCGACGCCCGCCCTCCTGGTTGTCGTACCTGGGAGGCTCCATGGTGGACGAGATCCTGTCCTGGTCCCCGCAGGGTCCCTTCCGGGTCGTGGTTGATGCAACTCGGAACGGAGGCCGCAGACGGCGGGAGATCGAGGTGGACGAGATCATCGCACACGTGGGATTCGAGCCGGACAACTCCATCTACCGGCAACTTCAAGTCCACGAGTGCTACGCCACCTCGGGGCCCATAAAACTTGCGGCCAGCCTCCTGGGAGGATCCGGCGATTGCGGCGATCAGGCCTCCCCCGATCTCGACCTCCTGAAGAATCCGGAGCCCGACTTCTTCATCGTGGGCAACAAGAGCTACGGGACGAATTCCACGTTTCTGATCCGGCAAGGCGTGGTTCAGGTGAGGTTGATCATCGACCACTTGGCGAACCGGCTCAAAGCCCGGCATCGCCCGGCGCCGGTTGCCTGA
- the ispG gene encoding flavodoxin-dependent (E)-4-hydroxy-3-methylbut-2-enyl-diphosphate synthase translates to MSGVRKTVQVMVGDVAVGGDAPIVVQSMTNTDTADVGATVRQIRELAGAGSEIVRITVNSNAAARSVGEIVRRLRGEGNDAPIVGDFHYNGHLLLSRHPDCARSLSKFRINPGNVGKGRYRDQNFRRLIQLALEYDKPVRIGVNWGSLDQDLLSRLMEVNAARAAPRGAGEVLEEAIVASALESAELAREYGLPKNRIILSAKVSSAPELIRIYRVLGRSGDYPLHLGLTEAGMGSRGIVASSAALGVLLHDGIGETIRVSLTPLPGASRAEEVRVAQQILQSLNLRSFSPQVSACPGCGRTTSSFFQELAEQIERHLRLRMVDWKKLYPGVEELKVAVMGCIVNGPGESKHADIGISLPGSGEEPKAPVYVDGRQFTTLRGDGISDRFIRILEDYVTDRYGESREVSRSAGLGPT, encoded by the coding sequence ATGTCCGGGGTCAGAAAGACGGTTCAGGTCATGGTGGGGGACGTCGCCGTCGGCGGCGATGCGCCCATCGTGGTCCAGTCCATGACCAATACGGATACCGCCGACGTGGGGGCCACGGTCCGTCAAATCCGGGAACTGGCCGGCGCCGGATCCGAGATTGTCCGGATCACGGTCAACAGCAACGCAGCAGCCCGGTCCGTCGGCGAAATCGTACGCCGGTTGAGAGGAGAGGGGAACGATGCGCCCATCGTGGGAGACTTCCACTACAACGGCCACCTGCTTCTCAGCCGCCATCCCGACTGCGCCCGTTCCCTGAGCAAGTTCCGGATCAATCCCGGCAACGTGGGAAAGGGCCGCTATCGCGACCAGAACTTCCGGCGGCTGATTCAGTTGGCGCTGGAATATGACAAGCCGGTTCGCATCGGAGTCAACTGGGGCTCGTTGGACCAGGACCTGCTGTCGCGGCTGATGGAGGTCAACGCGGCCCGGGCCGCGCCCAGGGGCGCCGGCGAGGTGCTCGAGGAGGCCATCGTGGCCAGTGCCCTTGAGTCCGCGGAACTGGCCCGGGAGTACGGCCTTCCCAAAAACCGCATCATTCTGAGCGCCAAGGTGTCCTCGGCACCCGAGCTGATTCGGATCTACCGGGTCCTGGGACGCTCCGGTGACTATCCTCTGCATCTGGGGCTGACTGAAGCGGGCATGGGAAGTCGCGGGATCGTGGCCAGTTCGGCAGCTCTGGGTGTCCTGTTGCACGATGGAATCGGGGAGACCATCCGGGTGAGTCTGACCCCATTGCCCGGAGCCAGCAGAGCCGAAGAGGTTCGTGTGGCCCAACAGATTCTCCAATCCCTCAACCTCCGCAGCTTCAGCCCCCAGGTCAGCGCCTGTCCCGGTTGCGGGCGAACGACCAGCAGCTTCTTCCAGGAATTGGCGGAACAAATCGAACGGCACCTTCGTCTTAGGATGGTGGACTGGAAGAAACTCTATCCGGGCGTCGAGGAACTCAAGGTGGCGGTCATGGGTTGCATCGTCAACGGCCCCGGGGAGTCCAAGCATGCGGACATCGGCATTTCCCTTCCGGGGAGCGGCGAAGAGCCGAAGGCGCCCGTCTACGTGGACGGACGGCAATTCACGACCCTGCGGGGAGATGGGATCTCCGACCGGTTCATTCGGATATTGGAAGATTATGTGACGGACCGGTACGGCGAGTCTCGAGAAGTGTCGAGGAGCGCCGGGCTGGGTCCGACCTAG
- a CDS encoding ATP-binding cassette domain-containing protein, which yields MIEVEHLTKRYGLLAAIEDVSFQVHQGEILGFLGPNGAGKTTTMRILAGFFPATQGRAVVAGYDVFEHPLEAKSRVGYLPESPPLYTEMTVDSYLRFVATIKGVTSSETRDRMEIVKDRCGLSGQGERLIKHLSKGFRQRVGLAQALIHDPDVLILDEPTIGLDPRQIIEFRELIGSLRGEHTIILSTHILPEVSMTCDRVIIISRGRIVAVDSPQNLTSQVQGGEQIDLTVGGDTGRVEELLNALPHVRRVAVEEPQNGLSSVLVEADGQTEIRHAVARQVIRNGLDLYELKVRSVSLEDVFVELTTEEETAESALREGDDPDREGEAPS from the coding sequence ATGATCGAGGTGGAACATCTGACCAAACGATACGGGCTGCTGGCGGCCATCGAAGACGTGAGCTTCCAGGTTCACCAGGGAGAGATCCTCGGGTTTCTGGGCCCCAACGGAGCCGGAAAGACCACCACCATGAGGATCCTGGCCGGCTTCTTCCCCGCCACGCAGGGACGGGCCGTGGTGGCCGGGTACGACGTCTTCGAGCATCCGTTGGAGGCCAAGAGCCGTGTGGGATACCTGCCCGAGAGCCCACCCCTGTACACCGAAATGACGGTGGACAGCTACCTTCGATTCGTGGCCACCATCAAGGGAGTGACCAGTTCGGAAACGCGCGACCGAATGGAGATCGTCAAGGACCGGTGCGGACTGTCGGGTCAGGGCGAACGCTTGATCAAGCACCTGTCCAAGGGTTTCCGGCAACGGGTCGGATTGGCCCAGGCCCTGATCCACGACCCGGACGTCCTGATTCTGGACGAACCGACCATCGGTCTGGACCCCAGGCAGATCATCGAATTCCGGGAGCTCATCGGCAGTCTCCGGGGTGAGCACACCATCATCCTCTCCACTCACATCCTGCCCGAAGTGAGCATGACCTGCGACCGGGTCATCATCATCAGCCGCGGACGCATCGTGGCCGTCGATTCTCCCCAGAACCTGACCAGCCAGGTGCAGGGCGGGGAACAGATCGACCTGACGGTGGGCGGCGACACCGGCCGCGTTGAGGAATTGCTGAACGCCCTCCCCCACGTGCGGCGAGTGGCGGTCGAAGAACCGCAGAACGGCCTTTCGTCCGTGCTGGTGGAGGCGGACGGCCAGACCGAGATCCGCCACGCGGTGGCCCGCCAGGTGATCCGGAATGGACTCGATCTCTATGAGTTGAAGGTCCGTTCCGTCAGCCTTGAGGATGTCTTCGTGGAGTTGACCACCGAGGAAGAAACGGCGGAGAGCGCCCTCCGGGAAGGGGACGATCCGGATCGGGAGGGGGAGGCGCCATCGTGA